ACGAGGGGGAAAACATGAGATGTCCCAAATGCAAAGGTCGGATGTACGCAGAAAAATTTTATGATTTTGTCAGAACCTTTGATGCATGGAAATGTTGCTCCTGTGGAGAAATGGTTGACCATACCATTCTTGCCAACCGGGCGCGCAGCCAGAATATCTTCCTGGGATAGCTTACGCCGCGCTGGCAATTAAATCTGTTTTCTATAAAACGAGAAGGGTTCCGGTTTCCGGGACCCTTCTCGTTTTTTATGCCTTCGGTTCATGAAAGCTCTGCCCGGTTATCCAATCCGCTACCCGTCAGGAAGACAGCCTTCTAGTCCCGGAAGCGGCGCTGCAGATCCTCGTAGGCGTCGATCCGCCGATCCCGCAAAAAGGGCCAGATCCGTCGAACCCGCTCGCTGCGCTGACGGTCGATGGAGACTACCAGAGTTTCCTCCTTTTCCCTGTCGCCCTGGCACAGAATCTCACCCTGACACCCGGCAACGAAACTGTTGCCCCAGAACAGGGCGCCCGCCCCGTCTCCATCAGGAGCTTCCTCGAAACCCACCCGGTTGACCGCGATCAAGGGAATGCCGTTGGCCACGGCATGACCACGCTGAACGGTCTGCCAGGCATCCAACTGACGCTGCTGCTCCTCCCGGGTGTCGCCGGGGTCCCAGCCGATGGCGGTGGGATAGATCAGCATCTCGGCACCGGCCATGGCCATCAGCCGTGCGGCTTCGGGATACCACTGATCCCAGCAGACCAGAACCCCCAGTTTGCCGACGGAGGTCGGAATCGGCTGAAAACCCAGATCTCCGGGGGTGAAATAGAACTTCTCGTAATAGCCGGGATCATCGGGGATATGCATCTTGCGGTAGCGGCCGGCGAGGCGGCCGTCCCGCTCGAGGACCACCGCGGTGTTGTGGTAGAGGCCCGGAGCCCTTTTTTCGAAGAGGGAAGCGACGATGACCACGCCGAGCTCCCTGGCCAGGTCCCCCAAAACGACGGTGGTCGGACCGGGAATGTCCTCGGCCAGGTCGAAATTTGCACAATCCTCGACCTGACAGAAATACAGGCTGTTGTGCAGCTCCTGCAGCACCACCAGGTCGGCTCCCCGGTCAGCCGCCTGGCGGATGCCGGTGAGGCATTTTTCAAGGTTGGCCTGCAGATCGCTGGAACAGGCGTGTTGTACCAGTCCGACAACCAAAGGGCGCTCCTGGTTCATGACAGAACTCCTCGGGGCAGCTGCATGGTGACGCAGTGCAGGGAACCATGCTGCAGGATCAGGGGTGAACAGTCGATGCCTATGATAGCACGTCCTGGAAAAGCCTTGCCAATCGTTTCCAGGGCCCGGGCATCATGGGTATCTCCGTAGACGGGAACCAGCACGGCCTCGTTGATGACCAGGAAATTGGCGTAGGTGGCGGGCAGTCGTTCGCCGCTCTCATCGAATTGCGCCCTGGGCCATGGCAGCGGCAAAAGGCGGTAGGGCCGGCCGGCGGCGGTGCGGAAGGAGCGCAGTTCCTCCTGCATGGCGGCGAGTTCCAGATAATGCTCGTCGGTCGTATCGTCACAGGAGACATAGAGGATGGTGTCTTCCGGAGCGAGGCGGGCCAGGGTATCGATATGGCTGTCGGTGTCGTCTCCGGCCAGCCAGCCGTGATTGAGCCAGAGGAAATGGCTGACTCCCAGCTGCTGCTTCAGCAGCTTTTCAAGCCCGTCCCGATTCAGGTGAGGATTTCTGTTGGGATTCAAAAGACATTGGGTCGTGGTCAGAAGGGTTCCCCTGCCGTCGCTTTCGATGCTGCCACCCTCCAGGACCAGATCCATGCTGCGCAGAGGCGCGTCGCCGAAACAGCCGGCTGACTGCAACTGCCTGTTGATACGGTTGTCGAGGTCGGCGCTGAATTTGTTCCCCCAGCCGTTAAAGACATAGTCCAACAGGACCGGACGGCCGTTTTCCAGCAGGCAGATCGGGCCGAAGTCGCGCGACCAGGTATCGTTGGAGGGGATCTCGAGTATTCTGACCCGCCCCAGGTCGGTTCCTGTCTGCACAAGCTGCGCCTGAACCTTTTCTTTGTCGGGAGCGACAATCAGGACCTGCTCGAAACGGCTGATTTCAGTAGCGATGCGGGCGAAAACCGGCTCGACCTGGAGCAGAACCGGTTCCCAGTCGGTTTTTTCATGGGGCCAGGCGAGCAGGACGCCATCCTGTGGTTCCCACTCGGCGGGCAGGCGGACGGACATGGACATTCTCCTGAAAGACAGTGGTGAAAGGCGGTTATCCTAAATAAAACTCGCAAGTTTGGCAACCGTTTAAGCCCGGTGTATTCACAAATTCGATTCGTGATGCCCGAATGGTTCTATCGGGCATCCAAAAAATTACTGACTGGATTCCCGAACAAAAATTCCACGAAAATGGCTTTTAACGAGCCCCTCGGTATCGGTTAGAAAGCCCTGTTGTACAGATAATAGAGTACCGCGAAAAATGTCAGGCTGAGGGCCGGAGCCAGGATCAGGCGGCGCATGCCGAGGGGGATCTGGACCGGTTTCCAGCCGGTTCCCCAGGGAAATTCCCCGGAATAACGCCTGCGGATTTCCAGAATGGTGAACAGGAAAGTCATCCATATGGCGGCCAGGCTGAAACCGGCCAGCACGTCGCTGAGCCAGTTGATTCCGAGATAGCAGCCGCTGAGCCCCGCAAGCAGGGCGAGGAAGCTGGCGCCGATGATAAGGCCCAGACGAAAGCGCCATTTTCTGACCGTATCGAGCAGAAAGTAAACCAGCAGTCCGGCCAGCAACAGGGCGGAAAAGGCGTGGTGGCCAGGGAAGCTGGCCTGGAGGGTGACCAGTTCTGCCTGGAAGGGGGAAGGTCCGGTTCGCGTATAAACGCCCTGCAGGACGGTTGTCAAAACCTTCCCGCCGCCCAACCCGGCGAGCAGGATCACAGCAGAGAAATCGCGATTGTACAGAACCAGCCAGAAAAGAAGGAAACCGCCAACCAGCAGGAGGATCGACGGATCGGCCAGAGAGTGGAAAATGATCAGAAACTGATCGGCCAGGGGATGGCGATGCTGACTGAGCAGATGGTAGACCTGCCGGTCGAGGTTCCGCAGAAAGGCGATGTTTTCGACCAGCCAGAAAAAAATCCCGGAAAAGAGCGCACTGAGTGCAAGGCCGATGGTGAGATACAGACCGGAGCCTCGCTTCATGCTGAACCGCCCGGCCAGAAAATCCCAAAAACGGGGAAAACGGCTGGCAAATCCTTGAATCGGGGGTGTTTCCAGAAATCGGTACCACCTCGTCACCAGGTGCGGCCAGTAGCGGGTGAAGCGAGTTACCAAACGGGGAAACAGTTTTTTCCAGAAAAGCCCGTTGAGGATGAACAGTACCAGGAGGGAGCCGATCAGCAGGCTCAGACGGCCGGTGAGCCGCTGGATCTGTTGCCAGCTGGCTGCGCCGAGGTATCCCAGCCCCGGGTAGGCCATGCCCCAGAGCATGCTGCTGATCAGCGTATAGGTCAAAAAAGGCCCGGGGGACATGCGGGTGCAACCGGCGACGAAGGGCACCATGCCGCGCAAAGGGCCTATAAATCTACCGAAGAACAGACTTTTGCCGCCATGGGCAACGAAAAACAGTTCGGCTTTTCGAAAGAGGTGCGCCCGCTTTTTGAACAGCCGGGAGTGGCGCACCTGGGGGCCTGATCTGGCTCCCAGAAGAAAACTTGCGGTGTCTCCGATGAGAGCTCCCAAAACCGATATCAGCGTGACCGGGAGCAGGTCCCCCTGGCCATGAGCGGCCAGAAAGCCGGCAAAAACGATCAGGGTGCTGCCGGGAACAAGCAGACCGATACCGACGATCGATTCCAACAGGGTGACCGAAAATAACAGACAGTAGTAGGGCCAGCCGACAGGCAACCAGGAAAAGAGATTTT
This portion of the Syntrophotaleaceae bacterium genome encodes:
- a CDS encoding bifunctional DedA family/phosphatase PAP2 family protein, giving the protein MESILENLFSWLPVGWPYYCLLFSVTLLESIVGIGLLVPGSTLIVFAGFLAAHGQGDLLPVTLISVLGALIGDTASFLLGARSGPQVRHSRLFKKRAHLFRKAELFFVAHGGKSLFFGRFIGPLRGMVPFVAGCTRMSPGPFLTYTLISSMLWGMAYPGLGYLGAASWQQIQRLTGRLSLLIGSLLVLFILNGLFWKKLFPRLVTRFTRYWPHLVTRWYRFLETPPIQGFASRFPRFWDFLAGRFSMKRGSGLYLTIGLALSALFSGIFFWLVENIAFLRNLDRQVYHLLSQHRHPLADQFLIIFHSLADPSILLLVGGFLLFWLVLYNRDFSAVILLAGLGGGKVLTTVLQGVYTRTGPSPFQAELVTLQASFPGHHAFSALLLAGLLVYFLLDTVRKWRFRLGLIIGASFLALLAGLSGCYLGINWLSDVLAGFSLAAIWMTFLFTILEIRRRYSGEFPWGTGWKPVQIPLGMRRLILAPALSLTFFAVLYYLYNRAF
- a CDS encoding agmatine deiminase family protein, which produces MSVRLPAEWEPQDGVLLAWPHEKTDWEPVLLQVEPVFARIATEISRFEQVLIVAPDKEKVQAQLVQTGTDLGRVRILEIPSNDTWSRDFGPICLLENGRPVLLDYVFNGWGNKFSADLDNRINRQLQSAGCFGDAPLRSMDLVLEGGSIESDGRGTLLTTTQCLLNPNRNPHLNRDGLEKLLKQQLGVSHFLWLNHGWLAGDDTDSHIDTLARLAPEDTILYVSCDDTTDEHYLELAAMQEELRSFRTAAGRPYRLLPLPWPRAQFDESGERLPATYANFLVINEAVLVPVYGDTHDARALETIGKAFPGRAIIGIDCSPLILQHGSLHCVTMQLPRGVLS
- a CDS encoding carbon-nitrogen hydrolase produces the protein MNQERPLVVGLVQHACSSDLQANLEKCLTGIRQAADRGADLVVLQELHNSLYFCQVEDCANFDLAEDIPGPTTVVLGDLARELGVVIVASLFEKRAPGLYHNTAVVLERDGRLAGRYRKMHIPDDPGYYEKFYFTPGDLGFQPIPTSVGKLGVLVCWDQWYPEAARLMAMAGAEMLIYPTAIGWDPGDTREEQQRQLDAWQTVQRGHAVANGIPLIAVNRVGFEEAPDGDGAGALFWGNSFVAGCQGEILCQGDREKEETLVVSIDRQRSERVRRIWPFLRDRRIDAYEDLQRRFRD